The Malus domestica chromosome 17, GDT2T_hap1 genome contains the following window.
catAGTGCGGGCTATTAACTGCAGCCGCTTGATCAATTCTTCTGCTAGACCATTTTGAGtgtggacatgaggaacagggtgttcaacatcaatgcccaatgtcatgcaataatcatcaaaggtttgagacgtaaattcaccagcattatcaagtcggattgacTTAATGGGATAATCTGGGAACTATGCTCgtaacttaattatctgagcaagaagtctcgcatAAGCTACATTTCAAGTAGATaagagacaaacatgtgaccatctggtagatgcatcaaccaaaatcataaaatatcgaaatggtccataGGATGGCTGAATATGTCCACAaatatcaccttgaattctttgcaaaaatgatggggtatccatttaaacgtacgtctttgaaactcaacaaatttcgagtagatCGAGTAGCGTACAATGCATTCtatatggacaatattgttccatttggaaacataatatgggttttccctgagccttcaattacatctgaagGTCCTAATATTGTTGTTAACCTTTCTTTTGTAAGCATCAATCTTGAGAAAtacatttggaaacataatatgggttttccctgagccttcaattacatctgaagGTCCTAATATTGTTGTTAACCTTTCTTTTGTAAGCATCAATCTTGAGAAATACTTTCAATCTCGAATGATTGTATGCATAGTTGCACAgtctgcaagacaaatatctTTGCCAATTCTCATGTTTTGAGAATgaccatagtttttatccatgctcTCTGAGTAAGGGAATCAGAGTTAAAAGCAAGTTATAACAGGAAATTTACatgccacttttattgaatctgaaatgctagttttaaactacaagttcagcataataaaagtacatcaaacataaacaaTTCAGTCGGATCGGTATACTTCATTTCCTTTTTCCACAACAAAGTCTGAAACATCTAGCTGGGTTGTGTTCAACTGCCCTGATAAGTCACACATtggatcaggtatatccattggtttagcctggtcgagaaaattagtctcgacacccttctccttgaggGATGCTTGATATAGATCTACCTGATGTTTTGGGGTATAACAAGTACGTGCCCAatgcccattgccaccacacctatggcaggcTTCTTCAGAGTTCTTAGGAGCATTGTTCATGTGAGCTTTGCCTTTATGGCGATTCACATTTTTAAAGCTCGGGCCTGAATTTTGCCTTagaacctggttgtgaaactgaccactatggttcttgcctttcctATTCCACCAACCTCGCTTGTGGCCACGTCTTTGTTTATGATTATCATCACCAGAGGATGTGGCGTTCACTTCGAGGGAAGCAGCATTCACTTTTGGGAATGGTGCagatccagtaggtcgggaatgatgatttttcatcaggagctcattgttctgtttagctaccaggagcacagatatcagttggttgtattcagtgaagcctcGAGCTCTATACTATTGCTGCAAGAGCACGTTTGAGGCATGaaatgtgctgaaagtcttttctAGCAAATCTTCCTCAGTAATAGTATCCCACATAGCTTCATCTGAGATGTAATTTTGAACAACGCAGAATTGTACTCTACCACTAACTTGAAATCCTagatccttaggtgagtccacTCATAGCGAGCCCTTGGAAGAATCACCATTGTCTGGTGTCTGTTTCTCAAGGTCTTCCAGAGagctaacggatcttcaaccgttaaaTACTCGCTCTTTAGTCTCTCATCAAGATGGCGacgaataaagatcatggccttcgcccgatcttgagaggatgagttgttctcttccctgatggtatctccaagattccctgcttccatatggatcttggtatccagtacccagGTAAGATAGTTCTTCCCGTTAATGTCCAAGGCAGCATAATTAAGCTTTGCCAAgttcgccattttcttttctaaaagaaaaatgagatatgTAAAATCGTACAATAATATGTATTCCTAGAGGAATATAGTGTTAGAACTTCTAGttcttacaatttttttatcttccggccaaaatgataagcactcgaaacttcTGGCTCGAGATTTTTAGGGTGAATGAGGAGGGCAATTGTACCACATCATTCTCAttgaaataatataatattaaatgGGCGATTATTCCGCACCACTCAAGTAGCAGGAAAAATTTAAATACACAGAGcagggtgggcgattataccgcaccaccttaaattgcaatgaaattaaacagTAGGCAAATGTAAATATGCAGGGTAGGATAGGCGATAATACCgctccacctaaaattgcagtaaaattagatatgtagtccaagataggcgatgataccgcaccatcttggatcgcAGTAAGATTACATTTGCAGTTCAAGATGGGCGGTTGTACGACACCATCTTGGATTGTagtaaaattaatataaatactgggttagtaatcaagatctacaccaaacaagaaatcaaagatatatgTAACTGTTAAGTTGAAAACTAAAAGCAGGCATGGAGCAAACAGTTCGTCGCGAGGGTATATCGTGCAG
Protein-coding sequences here:
- the LOC139193407 gene encoding uncharacterized protein; its protein translation is MANLAKLNYAALDINGKNYLTWVLDTKIHMEAGNLGDTIREENNSSSQDRAKAMIFIRRHLDERLKSEYLTVEDPLALWKTLRNRHQTMNNELLMKNHHSRPTGSAPFPKVNAASLEVNATSSGDDNHKQRRGHKRGWWNRKGKNHSGQFHNQVLRQNSGPSFKNVNRHKGKAHMNNAPKNSEEACHRCGGNGHWARTCYTPKHQVDLYQASLKEKGVETNFLDQAKPMDIPDPMCDLSGQLNTTQLDVSDFVVEKGNEVYRSD